The genomic segment ATTTAGTACATGGAATAAAATGGGTTGTGGGTGATGCTACTttgctgtcattgttttgttACATTGCAGACTTCTAGGAGCCATGATGTTACGTAAAAAGGCCAAGGGTGGCAAGAGGCCTGAAATTTCCTCGCCCTCCAACTTTCAGCATCGCGTGCACACTGGGTTTGATAGGGAACAAGGAAAGTTTACTGGGTTGCCTGCACAATGGGCGGGCATCATTGGCAACGACTCCACCAGGCCACGGCCCATTGTCGACCCATCACAGATCACCGTTATGGAAATCAACCCCCTGAAGGTAGGatagatgagagaaaaaaaaagaagagtatatTAAAAAGTCAGTGTTGAGGCAAAGTTCAAAGCAATAACTACAATGATACTGGCAAAAGGTTACCAGGTATGAGAGGCTGAGATGAATTATGTCAGGAATGCCAAAAGGTTTGGAATATATTATGCTAGGAATGCTAAACGTTTTGGAATTTATATTAAATATGTGTGTTGGAAAATACAAGATAAACTACTGCTTTCCAAATGGAACTGTATACCACACAGAATGTTCTGAAAATGTTAAACTAAGCTGGTAAGGAACCAGGAATACCATGTACTATTTATTTTTGTCCTAGAAAATGTGGGCTTGATGTAGATAAATCTTTATGGTCAAGAGAAAATatttgcacaaaaaaaaacaacaccaccaccacttgatAACATCTACCCAACAAATATAATTTTAAGTGAATgtaactaataatgataatattcataatgataataatgatttattTTTATGTAGCACCTTAATACGAGCAGCAGCAAGCTTTACAAATGAAATACTGGAATAGTAAAATGAATTGATTAAGCACACAAGTTGAAATAGAAACATATGAAATGGTCATAAAAGCACAGAAGTAACAAATGCTTCAATTGACACAGAAGACAATTTGATAATTTATTGAACATTTTCAGGAGCATAATTTGATTTTTTGGCATATACTGAAAATGTATTTTATCCTGAAGTAGTTATCTTGTTGAAATTATTAGTTACATACATACTCATGTTGTTCTTTTGCACAATATTCTCCTCAGCTCGAGATGTCATATTAATCCTATTAttctaatagaaaaaaaaaattatgtattttaaaacaagacaaaaacaaaacacatatctTCTTTGCCAGTTGATTTTTGTGTGGGAAATGAAATGCGGAAGCTGACATGGCAAAAGATCTGCATGATATAATGCAGCTATgcattgtatacatgtataagaattagattgtttgaaaaaaatcaggcacacagctgtacacacaaaacacaagtgCACATGCAGACTTGTGCAAGACTGAACAAAATACTTAGAACTCTGGGTATTATTTTTTCCCGTTTTGGTTTGTTAATCATATGAATGATAAAGATTCTGAAAGAATCTTCTGGAACAGTAATGACACTCAGTAAATTTAGGTGATACACCAggtcagctggaaaaaaaaagtgtgaatgatCTGCCCATGCTTAGAGTTAGAAAACACagacttgtttaaaaaaaaaaaagaaaagaaaagaaaaagaaaagaaagaaagaaaaaagaagaagcaaatatTACATTGAGATGTGTTGATCCACAGACCATTGTTCGAGGAAATTCCTCCACCAATGTGAACAGTCAGTACCCACAAGACATAGGCAACATCAGCATTGCTCGTTCTAATTCACTTCGGCGTGAGAGCCCCCCACCGTACCACAGGAAACACCCAGCTAACAATGACTATCCTACAGTGCCAGAGGATGACATGGTGCACTCACGGTACCCAGACCGCCCTGGCCATCAGTACCCTCATGGAGGTCAGCCAGGTTACCCAGGGTACCATGACCCTCATGATCACATGGACTATCAGAGGGGTGAGTACCCACCACGGAAAAACTACCCTAGGGATCCCAGGGATGAAGGCAGATTTCCACCAGAGCAAGACGGTAGATACCCATATGAAGGAGACCCTCGGCGGGGAGACTACATTTACCATAACAGGGGGCCTCCCCAGAACAACTATCGTCAGGATCCCAAGGACCACCAGGGAGGCACCCTGGATAGAAGGTACCCCCcagggcagcagcagcaagactaTGAGCGCCGTTTCAACAACTCGTATGAGCAGCATGACCCCAGCCGCAACAGTTCCTTTGACAGAGACCCGTACTCCCGTGGGGATGAGCATCCCAGAAGCAACCACATGCCCCATGCCAATCAGCGCGGGCCACAGGGTATGGAGAATCAGCGACCCCCACAGATGGATGATCGCTTCCGTCCAGGGTTGACCAATGGGGGACCTCAGACGAGTCCTCATCGCCACCAAGGCAACCAAGGgccagcccccccacacccagaCCATGGCCACCAGTCTGCTTACAACCCCCACAGTTTGCCGCGGTCGCCTGCTGAGATGTACCGCAGGGTGAGTAAGCTGTATGTGTGGTCTGCAGTGCAGAGTGTGGGAATGGTCGCTGTTAGATTTCGTGTTTGGAAGATCATTACTTGTGTGTTTGAGAATCATTTATGTGTACACATAAAtaacgtgtgtgtgcttgtgtgtgtgtgtgtgtgtgtagatagatagataggtagatattatttttttgttttttttttaattttatgtcTTGTACCAGGTATGAATTTCTCATCTTTAGTGTTTTTTCATGTTCAGACGTGTGAACTTTACATAGCTTTTTTATGTTCTGACTTTAGTTGTATAATCGACGTTTTAAGTTATTTTGAATAAATGAGCTTAGGTTCACTTGATTTTACGTATTATCTTGATCAAATTGAAGCAGCTGCTATTGACAATGATAAATTTCTCCATCTCAGACAGTCTGGGTGGTCCATAATTTGACTGAGCTttggatatatacatatataacattGCTGTCACTGCTTCTGCAGCCAttggattttaaaaaacaacTTGGTTATGTAATCTAATTGAGTATCCATTGAATCCATCTCTTCAGGGACATAGTTCAAATGCATCTGTAAGGTTTTGTTTCTGAAGAAAATGTTTTACcacaaagaaaaataatgtgTTTGTGCACTTCAAACACTACAAAAACCAGGCATATTGGAATTTCAGATAGCTTCATaagttttacccttttttttctttttttttcaagacctctttcttttctttttcttcagtttcggatttcatgtatacacacacacaagcaagcatgcacgcacaaataGTCAGTAGCAGCCATTTATGAACTGCAGTCAGCTGAGCATCTGAAATAAAAATAGCAGTGAATGAATGTGAAATTAACCCAGAGAAATTAAAGACAAATGTGTCAGCAGACCTACTGTGCTGTTGCTCCTGGATGAACATGGCACTGATCGCATTCCCTTGCTCTTCCTCTTTGGTCAGGTGATACTGAGTAACACTAACAGTGTAAGCAAATAGCTAATGTTATTGATGTAGGATTACATATATAGAAACTAAGAAAGTAAAAGTGCAGGTTGTTACTATAAATTCTGAAGACAAAACCAGAAATCCATTATGGTTATAGAGAGAGGTGTAAGACAAAATCAGTCTTGATATTTTCCTGATTCATATATGTAAAGaagttatctcttttttttttacaatttttttttcatcagtcagAGGTCATCATGATAAGTTTTGACTGGTTGTGCTGTCATTCAGCCAGAACTAGTGTTCATCATTTACAAGTTTTGGCCAGTCAAGTAATAATCCATTCAGATTTGGATCAGTTGGTTTTCATCGTTTACAAGTTTTGGCTTGGTCAGAATTTCAGTaatcatccccctcccaccccctgtatATGATCAGTTTTCCATATATATCATAAACACAAAATAGTGTATCACCTCACTGCTGTTTATAACTAGCTGTCAGGCTgtactggcattttttttttttcagcagagaaGTGTATAGGTTTTGTGTattgacagaaagagggaggaagctCATTAGCTGTTGCAGAAGGAATGCCAAGTTTTATTGGCATGATTACAGCTGCTAGTGCCCTCCAcccagagagggaaagaggagtagTGGGTTGATAAGGGGTGCGGAAATTGGAGACTGCTGGAGTGCCAACAGACAAACCCACCAGAGAAAACAGGCTAACTGAACCACATGAAGCAGCACAAGCGTGGCATTGTGCCACCATCTTGTGAACACTGGTGTACTGTGCTCCACATGATGGAAACTTTGTGGCTGAAAAAGAAGACCTGGCCTGTCTTGCAAACTTAGTtctgttgttttacttttaacTGTGCATTACGTGATgttcttatttattattttataatgtATTTCTTGTTAtatggttttggggtttttgatAAGTATTGatgttagactttttttttcttatagaaaTCATTGAAATTCATTTGAAAGTAATATTTGCATGTAATTAAGATATTTTACAATAAGATCAGAGAATTGTAGTTTTAGATTAATAAATCAATAACTGGATATTACAAACATTGATAAAATATCATCTTGGGTCTTATAAGTTCTCTCTCTTGATATCCTGATCTCTTCCCTCCCACTTCACCCCTACCCACATTCCACATGCATGTAAAACTTATACACTTATTTACATTAttaagattttcttttcttttctttttctacgaCTTGAGGAATTACATGACAGTAAAACCAGCATTTTTATTTGGTTATTCaattgatattttctcctctGGTAGATCAGGCAGATGAATTATTTTAATTCATGGATAAAGACATGCAATAAAATGCAGTTGGAACAGTTCTAAATCTATTTCTGGATTTTTGGCTAAACAGCAGTAATTTGAAATAACATTCTTGCAAGCGTTTGTTCaatgttggtggttgttgttttgttgttgttgtttgtttttgttttgtctgctgTTAATTAATATGTCAGTGACAGAAAATTAAAATATTGATTAAGTGTACATGTGACTTTGAAACTTAGAATAGTAGAACAGTTTGTTTAAGTAATCATTAACAGACtttggctgtgtcagtgtgtgaaattATTGTTCATTtgcccaaaacaaaacacatttcatgTTTGTTGACTTGTTCTTGTTCAACTTATAGCACTTATTGAATGCACATGTATACTGCAGACAGCAGAAAGTGTGAGTGTTCTTGTTTGTCAGTTTTCACATAATCTGTACAGTGTTGGTGTTCATGCATATTAGTTTGGCTGTGCTTCTGTGTCATGTTTTAGTGGTTTGCACTGTAGATTCAGAGGAATAAGCGGATACTGCAGACGGTCTTCAAATATTGTAATAcactctatttttctttcttatttttaaaTTTGAATGAATTAAAACAAATTTCTGAAACATATATTTGATTTTGAGCATGAATTATAACACCGTTACAGGATTTTCTGCATTGTTAACGAGCTGAAGAAAGTGCTATTATAAAGAATTTATGTTGGTGGTGCCAGTAATATTTATAATCAACATTAA from the Babylonia areolata isolate BAREFJ2019XMU chromosome 21, ASM4173473v1, whole genome shotgun sequence genome contains:
- the LOC143296160 gene encoding serine/threonine-protein kinase PAK 4-like isoform X3, with translation MMLRKKAKGGKRPEISSPSNFQHRVHTGFDREQGKFTGLPAQWAGIIGNDSTRPRPIVDPSQITVMEINPLKTIVRGNSSTNVNSQYPQDIGNISIARSNSLRRESPPPYHRKHPANNDYPTVPEDDMVHSRYPDRPGHQYPHGGQPGYPGYHDPHDHMDYQRGEYPPRKNYPRDPRDEGRFPPEQDGRYPYEGDPRRGDYIYHNRGPPQNNYRQDPKDHQGGTLDRRYPPGQQQQDYERRFNNSYEQHDPSRNSSFDRDPYSRGDEHPRSNHMPHANQRGPQGMENQRPPQMDDRFRPGLTNGGPQTSPHRHQGNQGPAPPHPDHGHQSAYNPHSLPRSPAEMYRRFRAALQMVVTPGDPRTFLDDFMKIGEGSTGIVCIATNREGRQMAVKKMDLRKQQRRELLFNEVVVMRDYHHPNIVEMYNSYLVNDELWVVMEFMEGGALTDIVTNSSGMTEQQIATVCRACLKALAFLHANGVIHRDIKSDSILLSHDGKVKLSDFGFCAQVTQDLQKRKSLVGTPYWMAPEVISRLPYGPEVDIWSLGIMVMEMIDGEPPFFNEPPLQAMRRIRDMPPPKLKNTHRISPRLQGFIDRMLVRDPHQRATAPELLQHTFLREAGPPSCLVPLMRNFRNSPC
- the LOC143296160 gene encoding serine/threonine-protein kinase PAK 4-like isoform X2 encodes the protein MMLRKKAKGGKRPEISSPSNFQHRVHTGFDREQGKFTGLPAQWAGIIGNDSTRPRPIVDPSQITVMEINPLKTIVRGNSSTNVNSQYPQDIGNISIARSNSLRRESPPPYHRKHPANNDYPTVPEDDMVHSRYPDRPGHQYPHGGQPGYPGYHDPHDHMDYQRGEYPPRKNYPRDPRDEGRFPPEQDGRYPYEGDPRRGDYIYHNRGPPQNNYRQDPKDHQGGTLDRRYPPGQQQQDYERRFNNSYEQHDPSRNSSFDRDPYSRGDEHPRSNHMPHANQRGPQGMENQRPPQMDDRFRPGLTNGGPQTSPHRHQGNQGPAPPHPDHGHQSAYNPHSLPRSPAEMYRRPDQYQHSPPPQGGPGMSPHSPKSGPGHSPVPPKSPTRPAGPSPMPEPQRLSHDQFRAALQMVVTPGDPRTFLDDFMKIGEGSTGIVCIATNREGRQMAVKKMDLRKQQRRELLFNEVVVMRDYHHPNIVEMYNSYLVNDELWVVMEFMEGGALTDIVTNSSGMTEQQIATVCRACLKALAFLHANGVIHRDIKSDSILLSHDGKVKLSDFGFCAQVTQDLQKRKSLVGTPYWMAPEVISRLPYGPEVDIWSLGIMVMEMIDGEPPFFNEPPLQAMRRIRDMPPPKLKNTHRISPRLQGFIDRMLVRDPHQRATAPELLQHTFLREAGPPSCLVPLMRNFRNSPC
- the LOC143296160 gene encoding serine/threonine-protein kinase PAK 4-like isoform X1, whose product is MMLRKKAKGGKRPEISSPSNFQHRVHTGFDREQGKFTGLPAQWAGIIGNDSTRPRPIVDPSQITVMEINPLKTIVRGNSSTNVNSQYPQDIGNISIARSNSLRRESPPPYHRKHPANNDYPTVPEDDMVHSRYPDRPGHQYPHGGQPGYPGYHDPHDHMDYQRGEYPPRKNYPRDPRDEGRFPPEQDGRYPYEGDPRRGDYIYHNRGPPQNNYRQDPKDHQGGTLDRRYPPGQQQQDYERRFNNSYEQHDPSRNSSFDRDPYSRGDEHPRSNHMPHANQRGPQGMENQRPPQMDDRFRPGLTNGGPQTSPHRHQGNQGPAPPHPDHGHQSAYNPHSLPRSPAEMYRRQPDQYQHSPPPQGGPGMSPHSPKSGPGHSPVPPKSPTRPAGPSPMPEPQRLSHDQFRAALQMVVTPGDPRTFLDDFMKIGEGSTGIVCIATNREGRQMAVKKMDLRKQQRRELLFNEVVVMRDYHHPNIVEMYNSYLVNDELWVVMEFMEGGALTDIVTNSSGMTEQQIATVCRACLKALAFLHANGVIHRDIKSDSILLSHDGKVKLSDFGFCAQVTQDLQKRKSLVGTPYWMAPEVISRLPYGPEVDIWSLGIMVMEMIDGEPPFFNEPPLQAMRRIRDMPPPKLKNTHRISPRLQGFIDRMLVRDPHQRATAPELLQHTFLREAGPPSCLVPLMRNFRNSPC